A region of Arabidopsis thaliana chromosome 5, partial sequence DNA encodes the following proteins:
- a CDS encoding hypothetical protein (DUF674) (Protein of unknown function (DUF674); FUNCTIONS IN: molecular_function unknown; INVOLVED IN: biological_process unknown; LOCATED IN: cellular_component unknown; CONTAINS InterPro DOMAIN/s: Protein of unknown function DUF674 (InterPro:IPR007750); BEST Arabidopsis thaliana protein match is: Protein of unknown function (DUF674) (TAIR:AT5G01120.1); Has 288 Blast hits to 216 proteins in 13 species: Archae - 0; Bacteria - 0; Metazoa - 0; Fungi - 0; Plants - 288; Viruses - 0; Other Eukaryotes - 0 (source: NCBI BLink).) — MNEVTQLDGRGGLASAGNGVEGGVFVRSDHTSFMITDDLKVEITSVRLTLNVLKDLGYVDCEKLDEKIHDVNLEEVPTLLECLSTSDNPLTDTFLKKKSSYSTKRIQKLPSPGLCEDREESTPDQTITLNVVKKEGNILFVECGDDFVDLLFTFLAIPLESAWGIAGDGIIIGCIGNLSKSFKDLSVDPGREAKCVLPHYYKCQKQLLDAVTTHKPPTFYLYVSSMASNHIREYRLSEDSSKPLVYFWDELMPMISIDPKSKGSTNTTDESTIPSGGFMKRGTKFMITDDLIITPLNSTSTIGLVKEKQIRLDDVEVQEIIIRKEEAIRLLQASLVTCSALSTGLLAIESASTSVPQSANLKKPKIET; from the exons ATGAATGAAGTGACTCAGCTTGATGGAAGAGGAGGCCTAGCCAGTGCAGGAAATGGTGTTGAAGGTGGAGTATTTGTTAGGAGTGATCATACTTCATTCATGATCACTGATGATTTGAAAGTGGAAATTACCTCTGTTAGGTTGACACTTAATGTTCTTAAAGATCTTGGCTACGTAGATTGTGAAAAGTTGGATGAGAAGATTCATGACGTTAATCTCGAAGAg GTACCGACTTTGCTGGAGTGTTTGTCTACATCGGATAATCCATTGACCGATACAtttctgaaaaagaaaagttcatATAGTACAAAGAGGATTCAGAAATTGCCGAGTCCTGGCCTCTGTGAAGATAGAGAGGAATCAACACCTGACCAAACGATTACACTAAATGTTGTAAAGAAGGAAGGAAACATTCTGTTTGTTGAATGTGGTGATGACTTTGTTGATCTTCTCTTCACTTTTCTTGCTATACCTCTAGAATCTGCATGGGGAATAGCTGGCGATGGAATCATCATTGGATGCATTGGAAACTTGAGCAAAAGCTTTAAGGACTTAAGTGTTGATCCCGGACGAGAAGCTAAATGTGTTCTTCCTCATTACTACAAGTGTCAGAAGCAGCTACTTGATGCTGTCACCACCCATAAGCCACCGACTTTCTACTTGTATGTGTCCTCCATGGCTTCGAATCATATTAGAGAGTACCGTTTGTCAGAAGACTCCAGTAAGCcacttgtttatttttgggaTGAACTCATGCCCATGATTTCGATAGATCCAAAATCTAAAGGTAGTACTAACACTACTGATGAGTCAACAATACCCAGTGGTGGCTTTATGAAGAGAGGGACAAAGTTTATGATAACAGATGATTTGATCATCACACCTTTGAATTCAACCTCAACCATTGGattggtaaaagaaaaacagatccGATTAGATGATGTCGAGGTTCAAGAGATCATCATTAGAAAAGAAGAG GCCATTAGGTTATTACAAGCTTCATTGGTGACATGTTCTGCCTTAAGCACTGGTCTTCTAGCTATAGAATCAGCTTCAACAAGTGTTCCTCAAAGCGCAAATTTGAAGAAGCCAAAGATTGAGACTTGA
- a CDS encoding hypothetical protein (DUF674) (Protein of unknown function (DUF674); FUNCTIONS IN: molecular_function unknown; INVOLVED IN: biological_process unknown; LOCATED IN: cellular_component unknown; CONTAINS InterPro DOMAIN/s: Protein of unknown function DUF674 (InterPro:IPR007750); BEST Arabidopsis thaliana protein match is: Protein of unknown function (DUF674) (TAIR:AT5G01120.1); Has 30201 Blast hits to 17322 proteins in 780 species: Archae - 12; Bacteria - 1396; Metazoa - 17338; Fungi - 3422; Plants - 5037; Viruses - 0; Other Eukaryotes - 2996 (source: NCBI BLink).): MSATLKNPVIKLKLLIDEEKNKVVFVEAGKDFVDLLFSFFTLPMGTIVRLLEMYKKSQKIAIGCFSNIYASVVSMGIEHFLTEACKQMLLYPGSLNHEKCRNLKLRVDDSEATKYFVCPKFVEREQCTESYSNFNTSRCSCGVLMNEVTQLDGRGGLASAGNGVEGGVFVRSDHTSFMITDDLKVEITSVRLTLNVLKDLGYVDCEKLDEKIHDVNLEEVPTLLECLSTSDNPLTDTFLKKKSSYSTKRIQKLPSPGLCEDREESTPDQTITLNVVKKEGNILFVECGDDFVDLLFTFLAIPLESAWGIAGDGIIIGCIGNLSKSFKDLSVDPGREAKCVLPHYYKCQKQLLDAVTTHKPPTFYLYVSSMASNHIREYRLSEDSSKPLVYFWDELMPMISIDPKSKGSTNTTDESTIPSGGFMKRGTKFMITDDLIITPLNSTSTIGLVKEKQIRLDDVEVQEIIIRKEEAIRLLQASLVTCSALSTGLLAIESASTSVPQSANLKKPKIET; the protein is encoded by the exons ATGTCAGCTACTTTGAAGAATCCGGTGATTAAGTTGAAACTACTCAtagatgaagagaaaaacaaagttgtaTTTGTTGAGGCGGGTAAAGATTTTGTCGATTTactctttagtttttttactttgcCAATGGGAACGATTGTTAGATTGCTGGAGATGTATAAGAAGTCACAGAAAATAGCAATAGGCTGTTTCAGCAATATATATGCAAGTGTTGTGAGTATGGGCATTGAGCATTTCTTGACTGAAGCTTGTAAGCAAATGCTTTTGTATCCGGGCAGTTTGAATCATGAGAAATGTCGAAACCTTAAGCTGAGGGTAGATGATTCCGAGGCTACCAAGTATTTCGTGTGTCCTAAGTTTGTGGAACGTGAGCAATGTACTGAAAGTTACAGCAATTTTAATACCTCGAGATGTAGCTGTGGTGTTTTGATGAATGAAGTGACTCAGCTTGATGGAAGAGGAGGCCTAGCCAGTGCAGGAAATGGTGTTGAAGGTGGAGTATTTGTTAGGAGTGATCATACTTCATTCATGATCACTGATGATTTGAAAGTGGAAATTACCTCTGTTAGGTTGACACTTAATGTTCTTAAAGATCTTGGCTACGTAGATTGTGAAAAGTTGGATGAGAAGATTCATGACGTTAATCTCGAAGAg GTACCGACTTTGCTGGAGTGTTTGTCTACATCGGATAATCCATTGACCGATACAtttctgaaaaagaaaagttcatATAGTACAAAGAGGATTCAGAAATTGCCGAGTCCTGGCCTCTGTGAAGATAGAGAGGAATCAACACCTGACCAAACGATTACACTAAATGTTGTAAAGAAGGAAGGAAACATTCTGTTTGTTGAATGTGGTGATGACTTTGTTGATCTTCTCTTCACTTTTCTTGCTATACCTCTAGAATCTGCATGGGGAATAGCTGGCGATGGAATCATCATTGGATGCATTGGAAACTTGAGCAAAAGCTTTAAGGACTTAAGTGTTGATCCCGGACGAGAAGCTAAATGTGTTCTTCCTCATTACTACAAGTGTCAGAAGCAGCTACTTGATGCTGTCACCACCCATAAGCCACCGACTTTCTACTTGTATGTGTCCTCCATGGCTTCGAATCATATTAGAGAGTACCGTTTGTCAGAAGACTCCAGTAAGCcacttgtttatttttgggaTGAACTCATGCCCATGATTTCGATAGATCCAAAATCTAAAGGTAGTACTAACACTACTGATGAGTCAACAATACCCAGTGGTGGCTTTATGAAGAGAGGGACAAAGTTTATGATAACAGATGATTTGATCATCACACCTTTGAATTCAACCTCAACCATTGGattggtaaaagaaaaacagatccGATTAGATGATGTCGAGGTTCAAGAGATCATCATTAGAAAAGAAGAG GCCATTAGGTTATTACAAGCTTCATTGGTGACATGTTCTGCCTTAAGCACTGGTCTTCTAGCTATAGAATCAGCTTCAACAAGTGTTCCTCAAAGCGCAAATTTGAAGAAGCCAAAGATTGAGACTTGA
- the NF-YC13 gene encoding nuclear factor Y, subunit C13 (''nuclear factor Y, subunit C13'' (NF-YC13); FUNCTIONS IN: DNA binding, sequence-specific DNA binding transcription factor activity; INVOLVED IN: regulation of transcription, DNA-dependent; LOCATED IN: nucleus, intracellular; CONTAINS InterPro DOMAIN/s: Transcription factor CBF/NF-Y/archaeal histone (InterPro:IPR003958), Histone-fold (InterPro:IPR009072); BEST Arabidopsis thaliana protein match is: nuclear factor Y, subunit C11 (TAIR:AT3G12480.1); Has 1807 Blast hits to 1807 proteins in 277 species: Archae - 0; Bacteria - 0; Metazoa - 736; Fungi - 347; Plants - 385; Viruses - 0; Other Eukaryotes - 339 (source: NCBI BLink).), producing MEEEEGSIRPEFPIGRVKKIMKLDKDINKINSEALHVITYSTELFLHFLAEKSAVVTAEKKRKTVNLDHLRIAVKRHQPTSDFLLDSLPLPAQPVKHTKSVSDKKIPAPPIGTRRIDDFFSKGKAKTDSA from the coding sequence atggaggaagaagaaggatcaaTCCGACCAGAGTTTCCAATCGGaagagtaaagaagataaTGAAACTGGACAAagacatcaacaaaatcaactcAGAAGCTCTTCACGTCATCACTTACTCCACCGAACTCTTCCTCCACTTCCTCGCCGAGAAATCTGCTGTTGTTACGGCGGAGAAGAAGCGTAAGACTGTTAATCTCGATCATTTAAGAATCGCCGTGAAAAGACACCAACCTACTAGTGATTTCCTCTTAGACTCGCTTCCGTTGCCGGCTCAGCCTGTCAAACATACCAAATCGGTTTCCGACAAGAAGATTCCGGCGCCGCCAATTGGGACTCGTCGTATCGATGATTTCTTCAGTAAAGGGAAAGCAAAGACTGATTCAGCCTAA
- a CDS encoding chaperone protein dnaJ-like protein (chaperone protein dnaJ-related; Has 30201 Blast hits to 17322 proteins in 780 species: Archae - 12; Bacteria - 1396; Metazoa - 17338; Fungi - 3422; Plants - 5037; Viruses - 0; Other Eukaryotes - 2996 (source: NCBI BLink).) yields MSPIVITQLATGISVLAGAVFIKSVMDQKPMAGQFPRCPTCNGTGRVTCFCSRWSDGDVGCRRCSGSGRAACSNCGGSGTGRPLPAQITVQPPNRPY; encoded by the coding sequence ATGAGTCCGATCGTCATAACCCAGTTAGCTACAGGAATCAGCGTTTTAGCCGGTGCGGTCTTTATCAAATCAGTCATGGACCAAAAGCCTATGGCTGGTCAATTCCCTCGTTGTCCGACTTGTAACGGTACTGGACGAGTCACGTGTTTCTGTTCTCGATGGTCCGATGGTGACGTTGGATGTCGTAGGTGTTCTGGTTCAGGTCGTGCGGCTTGTAGCAATTGTGGTGGTTCTGGAACTGGTAGACCTTTACCGGCTCAGATTACGGTTCAGCCACCGAATCGTCCTTATTGA
- a CDS encoding EEIG1/EHBP1 protein amino-terminal domain protein (unknown protein; BEST Arabidopsis thaliana protein match is: unknown protein (TAIR:AT3G01810.3); Has 30201 Blast hits to 17322 proteins in 780 species: Archae - 12; Bacteria - 1396; Metazoa - 17338; Fungi - 3422; Plants - 5037; Viruses - 0; Other Eukaryotes - 2996 (source: NCBI BLink).) codes for MVLGLRTKSRRDNGVFVEYLISIKELKPWPTSQVPAQCVLLKWENGENNSGSFIAVVGKDTIMFNESFRLTLTLEPKVGSDNKFHKNLLELHVYDAKKKDKGVKNKLLGTASVNLADFGLLTNSVPVGAPFTFKKSSRNDASSEIYLTVEPAGEEDYDEGNRSSGSSQPKMSFSRRSVDGSEFSLASLTDDDDDASSVSSSTRRVSFSAMCDANSTNTEAMTNGDEKKGWKHVTLKHSNNEAALVSEIENLLREEERKRQSNQPVIVSAEIDQKQKEDTNAFKLKKQFSEIKSGPLSLPPDAAKKQMKLRTNTLALGRKTLGMEGIPRLKQLKSIQLHFDGHKDDSSHKKASGVINKVGLITPQDSKTETLEDELKEAAVLEAAIYSVVAEHTSSMSKVHAPARRLARFYLHACKGNGSDHSKRATAARAAVSGLILVSKACGNDVPRLTFWLSNSIVLRAILSRGMEKMKIVPEKAGSDEWEDPRAFLAALEKFESWIFSRVVKSVWWQSMTPHMQSPAVKGSIARKVSGKRRLGHRNQGLYAIELWKNAFRAACERLCPLRGSRQECGCLPMLAKLVMEQLISRLDVAMFNAILRESAGEMPTDPVSDPISDINVLPIPAGKASFGAGAQLKNAIGTWSRWLEDQFEQKEDKSGRNKDEDNNDKEKPECEHFRLFHLLNSLGDLMMLPFKMLADKSTRKEVCPTLGPPIIKRVLRNFVPDEFNPHRIPRRLFDVLNSEGLTEEDNGCITVFPSAASPTVYLMPSTDSIKRFIGELNNPSISETGSSVFKKQYTSDDELDDLDTSINSIFSAPGTTNSSEWMPKGYGRRKTVRYQLLREIWKEDGIQ; via the exons atggtatTGGGTCTTCGGACAAAGAGCCGTAGAGACAATGGAGTATTCGTTGAGTATCTAATCTCAATCAAAGAGCTAAAACCATGGCCAACAAGCCAAGTCCCTGCACAATGCGTCCTTCTCAAATGGGAAAACGGCGAAAACAATTCAGGCTCCTTCATCGCGGTCGTGGGCAAAGACACTATCATGTTCAACGAGTCTTTTAGGCTAACATTAACGTTAGAACCCAAAGTTGGGTCCGACAATAAGTTCCACAAGAATCTTCTTGAACTTCATGTCTACGACgcgaaaaagaaagacaaggGCGTCAAGAACAAGCTTCTTGGTACAGCATCGGTCAATCTTGCGGATTTTGGCTTGTTGACCAACTCGGTCCCCGTTGGAGCTCCGTTCACTTTCAAGAAAAGCTCAAGGAACGACGCTAGCTCTGAGATTTACCTAACTGTTGAACCGGCCGGAGAGGAGGATTACGATGAAGGAAATAGGAGTAGCGGTTCGTCGCAGCCGAAGATGAGCTTCTCGAGAAGATCGGTAGATGGCAGTGAGTTTAGTTTGGCGTCATTGAcggatgacgatgatgatgctTCGTCAGTGTCTTCTTCGACACGGAGAGTTTCTTTCTCAGCTATGTGTGATGCTAATTCCACG AACACAGAAGCGATGACGAACGGAGATGAGAAGAAAGGCTGGAAACATGTAACGCTTAAGCACAGTAACAATGAAGCAGCACTCGTCTCTGAGATCGAGAATCTactgagagaagaagagagaaagagacagagcAATCAACCGGTCATTGTGAGCGCAGAGATTgatcagaaacaaaaagaagatacaaatGCCTTTAAGCTCAAGAAACAGTTCTCTGAGATCAAATCTGGTCCTTTATCGTTACCTCCCGATGCAGCGAAAAAACAGATGAAACTTCGGACAAATACTCTTGCCTTAGGAAGAAAGACTTTAGGAATGGAAGGTATTCCAAGACTTAAACAGCTTAAGTCTATTCAGTTGCATTTTGACGGACACAAAGATGATAGTAGTCACAAAAAGGCGAGTGGAGTGATCAACAAGGTAGGTTTAATAACTCCGCAAGATTCTAAAACAGAGACGCTTGAAGATGAGCTGAAGGAAGCAGCGGTTCTTGAAGCAGCTATTTACTCTGTGGTTGCTGAGCATACTAGCTCCATGAGCAAGGTTCATGCTCCAGCTCGTCGTCTTGCTAGGTTTTATCTTCATGCTTGTAAAGGAAATGGCTCAGATCATTCTAAGCGAGCCACTGCGGCTAGAGCGGCGGTTTCTGGATTGATATTGGTTTCCAAAGCATGTGGAAATGATGTTCCAAGGTTAACCTTTTGGCTATCAAATTCGATTGTGCTTAGAGCAATTTTAAGCCGCGGTATGGAGAAAATGAAGATTGTCCCTGAAAAGGCTGGTTCAGATGAATGGGAAGATCCTCGAGCATTCCTCGCGGCTTTGGAGAAGTTCGAGTCCTGGATATTCTCCCGAGTTGTTAAGTCAGTTTGGTGGCAG AGTATGACGCCGCATATGCAATCTCCAGCGGTTAAAGGATCTATCGCGAGGAAAGTTTCGGGAAAAAGGCGGTTAGGTCACCGGAACCAGGGACTCTATGCTATAGAGCTATGGAAAAATGCCTTTAGAGCTGCCTGTGAAAGACTTTGTCCACTAAGAGGTTCAAGACAAGAATGTGGTTGTCTACCTATGCTTGCAAAACTG GTAATGGAACAGTTAATCAGTAGACTTGATGTAGCAATGTTCAACGCGATACTCCGTGAGTCAGCGGGTGAAATGCCGACAGATCCTGTCTCTGATCCGATCAGTGACATAAATGTTCTTCCCATTCCAGCAGGAAAAGCAAGTTTTGGGGCCGGCGCACAACTAAAAAATGCG ATTGGAACTTGGTCAAGATGGCTTGAGGATCAATTTGAACAAAAGGAGGACAAATCTGGtagaaacaaagatgaagataACAATGACAAGGAGAAGCCAGAGTGTGAACATTTCAGATTGTTCCATTTACTCAACTCGTTAGGTGATCTTATGATGCTTCCATTCAAAATGCTTGCAGACAAATCCACAAGAAAAGAG GTTTGTCCAACCCTTGGTCCACCAATAATAAAGAGAGTTCTTCGAAACTTTGTCCCAGATGAGTTTAACCCACACAGAATCCCAAGAAGGCTATTCGATGTTCTGAACTCCGAG GGATTAACGGAGGAAGACAATGGATGCATCACAGTCTTCCCTTCCGCTGCATCGCCTACGGTCTACCTAATGCCGTCTACAGATTCCATAAAACGCTTCATAGGAGAGTTGAACAATCCGTCCATATCTGAAACCGGATCATCGGtatttaagaaacaatataCCAGCGACGATGAGCTTGATGACTTAGATACGTCCATTAACTCTATATTCTCTGCTCCTGGAACAACCAATTCATCAGAGTGGATGCCGAAAGGATATGGACGCAGAAAGACTGTAAGATATCAACTCCTTAGAGAAATATGGAAAGAAGATGGAATACAATGA